One window of Papaver somniferum cultivar HN1 chromosome 9, ASM357369v1, whole genome shotgun sequence genomic DNA carries:
- the LOC113310212 gene encoding DNA-directed RNA polymerases I and III subunit RPAC2-like: MEHGTRDIKSSTFCLTDEDHTLANALRFTLNQDPRVVFCGYSIPHPSDAQVNIRVQTTGAHAGVVLKDALQNLRAMCQHIRSTTDGVVKEYKLENPSVEAMETEE; the protein is encoded by the exons ATGGAACACGGAACGAGGGATATTAAATCGTCTACTTTCTGTTTAACTGATGAGGATCATACTCTCGCTAATGCTCTTAGATTCACACTGAATCAAGA TCCAAGAGTAGTATTCTGTGGGTACAGCATTCCCCATCCTTCAGATGCACAAGTTAACATAAGAGTTCAGACAACAG GTGCTCATGCAGGTGTTGTGCTGAAAGATGCACTTCAAAATCTGAGGGCTATGTGCCAACACATTAGGAGCACTACGGACGGAGTTGTTAAAGAGTATAAATTGGAGAATCCCTCTGTTGAAGCCATGGAAACTGAAGAATGA
- the LOC113310211 gene encoding uncharacterized protein LOC113310211: MILGEMTTVMEKQEQTHVDIPQQQQQQLSNRGRSSSAAAAYEESDGGASDGSLSFSDAEDHRSWHSPYNGGGSGGDGGNSYVDCDRLSNVSDLEIGRVISEQPNRNSSVSSDRGSVVDLESGGGNDAPEINKAVQQHLPKVVVVVDNSSKDCRICHLSLDSTNQESGIPIELGCSCKEDLAAAHKHCAEAWFKIKGNKTCEICGSVARNVIGVNETEFMDQWNETSNTTAATPAPATETRSFWHGHRFLNFLLACMVFAFVISWLFHFNVPS, translated from the exons atgATTTTGGGGGAAATGACAACGGTAATGGAGAAACAAGAACAAACCCATGTTGATATaccacaacaacagcagcagcaactgtCAAATAGAGGTcgttcttcttctgctgctgctgcttatgAAGAAAGTGATGGAGGTGCGAGTGATGGAAGTTTAAGTTTTTCAGATGCAGAAGATCATAGATCATGGCATTCTCCATATAATGGAGGTGGTAGTGGTGGCGATGGTGGTAATTCTTATGTTGATTGTGATAGATTATCTAATGTGTCTGATCTTGAAATTGGTAGAGTAATTTCTGAACAACCAAACAGAAACTCATCCGTATCATCAGATCGTGGTTCAGTAGTAGATTTAGAATCTGGTGGGGGTAATGATGCTCCAGAAATCAATAAGGCGGTGCAGCAGCATTTACCAAAAGTAGTAGTAGTAGTTGATAACAGTAGTAAAGATTGTAGAATATGTCATCTTAGCTTAGATAGTACTAATCAAGAGTCTGGCATTCCTATTGAACTTGGTTGTTCTTGTAAAGAAGACTTAGCTGCTGCTCATAAACACTGTGCTGAAGCTTGGTTCAAAATCAAAGGCAACAA GACCTGTGAAATTTGTGGGTCAGTTGCACGGAATGTAATTGGTGTTAATGAGACTGAGTTCATGGATCAGTGGAACGAGACAAGTAACACCACTGCTGCAACTCCTGCACCAGCTACAGAGACCAGAAGCTTTTGGCATGGTCACCGCTTCTTGAATTTCCTACTTGCTTGTATGGTATTTGCCTTTGTCATATCTTGGCTCTTCCACTTCAATGTACCATCATAG
- the LOC113313630 gene encoding mitochondrial import inner membrane translocase subunit TIM10-like, with protein sequence MAANSAQAAAQAAFEKDQMFGMAANEMEYRVDLFNRLTQTCFNKCIEKRYKEAELNMGENSCIDRCVSKYWQVTNLVGQLLGSNRPPM encoded by the exons ATGGCTGCCAACAGTGCTCAAGCTGCGGCTCAAGCTGCTTTCGAGAAAGACCAG ATGTTTGGAATGGCTGCAAATGAAATGGAATATAGAGTTGATTTGTTTAACAG GCTTACTCAGACTTGCTTTAACAAATGCATTGAGAAGAG ATACAAGGAGGCTGAGCTAAATATGGGTGAGAACAGTTGCATCGACCGTTGTGTTTCAAAGTATTGGCAG GTGACAAATTTAGTTGGCCAGCTCCTTGGTTCTAATCGACCTCCTATGTAA
- the LOC113312582 gene encoding putative pentatricopeptide repeat-containing protein At5g06400, mitochondrial — MKQNQFVDGKVYGIVITGHLKRGDFEDAFQAFTVMKESGHSHTAETYNMAIKLSGSGKDSIHMRNLYLEMRRKRLFGNFRNMDYHDDAYARAGSTEIAIKKFKEMISDGCKTNGNTFKYLLMFLCVKNGRKVDEAVKLFHDMIRAKYVPDKELVEIYLNCLCEVGKVSDAQKCREYLCKSGFSKPLSYSLVIRALRRGRLDEALVMVDEVVGEERSKLDQYIYGSLVHGLLRAGRVVEALAKVDHMKQEGINPTVHE; from the coding sequence atgaagcaaaatcagtttgttgACGGAAAAGTATATGGAATTGTTATAACTGGGCATTTAAAAAGAGGCGACTTTGAGGATGCCTTTCAAGCTTTTACTGTAATGAAAGAATCTGGACATAGCCACACTGCAGAGACCTATAACATGGCCATAAAATTATCTGGATCTGGgaaagattctatacacatgagAAACCTCTATTTGGAAATGAGAAGAAAAAGGCTCTTTGGTAACTTCAGAAACATGGACTATCATGATGATGCATATGCTCGAGCAGGTTCGACTGAGATTGCTATAAAGAAATTTAAAGAAATGATAAGTGATGGGTGTAAAACAAATGGAAACACGTTCAAGTATTTGCTAATGTTTCTTTGTGTGAAGAATGGCCGAAAGGTAGATGAAGCCGTCAAACTGTTCCATGACATGATCAGGGCTAAATATGTGCCTGACAAAGAACTGGTTGAAATCTATCTTAATTGTCTGTGTGAAGTAGGAAAAGTATCAGATGCTCAAAAATGCAGGGAATATTTATGCAAGAGTGGGTTTAGCAAGCCTCTTAGCTATTCGTTGGTCATTAGGGCTCTTCGCCGTGGGAGGCTAGATGAAGCTCTGGTTATGGTAGATGAAGTAGTAGGGGAAGAAAGATCTAAACTTGATCAATATATTTACGGAAGTCTTGTTCATGGTTTACTAAGAGCAGGTAGGGTGGTTGAAGCCTTAGCGAAGGTGGATCATATGAAACAGGAAGGTATCAATCCAACAGTCCATGAATAA